A region of the Portunus trituberculatus isolate SZX2019 chromosome 21, ASM1759143v1, whole genome shotgun sequence genome:
TGTGTAAGGGGTTAAGCCATCCAGGCTATCTGTTGTGAaaaaatttatcttttttatttttattttttataccatgtgggcttttcacgggaatttatgggctaaaggggatacttattaagggtacctcctatttcaaagcccacccactaggaaaccgttgccccgagtgaggaagcccaacctacactcagaccgtagacaggattcgaacctgtgcgcttggagacccctcggatcccaaagcacgcacggatccactgtaccactgtatCAAATTGATTTCTGTGTTATGATGCTCCACAAAGAGAACATTAGGAAATTATTGCATCAAATAGCAAAAAACCTGATAGAAGAATGACGTAATGCAGAAATTCAACTTataaaatggtaataatgaatCAGTTCAATAAATGTCTCAGCTTCGAAGACTTAACAACTGTAAAATACACCACAGATTCCTCATATATTAGTTTACTTTACAATACACCAATGAAATGTACTGACCAAGCACCAGAGAATTAATACCTTATCCCTTGAGATTCATAATaaaaaacttacaaaattaACGCCTTTTTGGACCCCAGAGCATCACTTCATGATGTTGTGGATTGTAACAAAGCAATGAATGTTAAATCCCATTACAAACTTGCTTCATTCTGACTCTACTTTGATTTTACTAGAAGCATTCTCTTGGAATTGGAACACAGAACAGGTAGAATTATTCCTAGAATCTCAATAGAAAACATTACCTCTCCTCTaatgggaaaacaaaaataaaaacaaaaaaacacaagagtggaatcaaaaggaAACATATAAAATCTTCACGAAACAGTACTAAAGCTgacacacaacacaagacaTCTGGCTGCCTCTCCTCCAGCAAGTATCTCTCCACTCACCTGCTTAAACAACAGGTTGGCTCTGTCCACAATGGTCTTGGGCAGGTTGATTTTGTCTGCCATGTTGCTGATCTCCCTAAAGGCATTGATGAGAGCACGGTCTGAACTGCTCATCTGTGAGAAAAGGAGGTCAAAGTAGTTAATGATACAATAAAGATATTTACTTATCATGTACcttaaaagaatgagagagagagagagagagagagagagagagagagagagagagagagagagagagagagagagagagagagagagagagagagagagagagagagagagagtagaaattcACATTAACATGACACTAACAAGAGAAAAAACTTTACAAAGATGATAAAgacaacaatacaacaaaaacaaaaagctacaaaGTCACCACAGCAAACAAACAGACTCACAGATCTGCGGTTCTGGTATTTTGAGTTGCCGAACCCGTCAAAGGAAGCCCCGCCCGCCCCTGGTCCAATGATGGTGGAGAGATCTGAACCATTGAGCAGGGGGTTCTCCGGCCCACCCACACGAGATGGGTCATTGTTGGCCTTCTCATTGCTGAAGGTCCTCCACTCTGAGCCGACATCTATCACTCtgcagagagatgaaagagaatgtTTGTTACCTGTGGGAGAATGTTTGTTACCTGTGGGAGGGAGAATGTGTTACCTGTGGGAGAATGTTTGTTACCTGTGGGAGGGAGAATGTTTGTTACCTGGGGGAGGGAGAATGTTTGTTACCTAGGAGAGGGAGAATGTTTGCTACCTGGGGGAGGGAGAATGTTTGTTACCTGGGCAAAGGAAAATGTTTGTTACCTGGGAGTTGATGGGAAATGTTTGTTATTTTGCTGAAAGTTTGagcattaaggaaaaaaatacatcaattGCTCTGCCATGAATGAAATGAACTTCTCTTCACCCtgccaggaatgaaaagaggagcttcactcactcctcaccacaccacctccaaGAATCCTATTATCCTGACTAACAATACACAAAACAACCCTGAAATATCAAAACAGTTAATATATGTTAAGAACCAGATAAAACGCACTCAAGACAGTGAGAGGAGACAGCAATTATGAGAACTAGCCTTAAGTCATCACAGAGAAATCAGGCCCTGCAGGtggtgtgagaggagaggagaggagaggagaggagaggagaggagagagaggagaggagaggagagcaggggtgtggagtcggattttcaaaagtccgactccgattccagtaaatttaaatgttgcgactccgactccgactccaggaaatttgaaagttgcgactccgactccggtttctttctttctttttttttttttttttttttttacagtacaacgatatagtctattttttttacatgagggatggtggccaagggaaaagattaagcaaaaagcccgctagttgccacacccaaaaaaagacgaaagttaagagaatcaatacttacatattttcgaGTCAATCCACAAAAGTGTACTTGAtgattatataattatcatgaattaataaaaatgatCTTTATATGTAGTGCTTGAttggacacatcctccacaaagtcaatttctcccaatttgtaggaatctccaaTCTCCATAaagtggaatctttactcgaaaatttatcacgtaaaggagttggagtcgctcatatttttaccgactccgactctgactccaATGTCTTACCTGTCGCCCACCACAAGGCCACACTCGGAGCAAATCTGGTCACCGGCGCGGTAGTCTTCGATGAGGTGAGCCTCGGGGTGCTGCGGACAACACACCTCCACAAAGCGACTTCTGAAATGGCACACACATGGAATACAGTGAGACATAGCatgaaattaaagaataaaaattgtAGAAAAGATATTAAGTACAGTTTTCCTCATACTGTGAACaaatggaggaagtgaggaagctGTGAATGGATAATGGATATAGAGACAGGATACTATGAGACTGTTCCCCTGGCGCCCGCCATAAAccagaactaggtaaatacacaggagTTAAGGTTCTATGTCGAGTGTGGTGTTGACTATTGGCTTCTGAAGTGGCATATGTAAAACCTGAGGTTCTGTGGTCAGTGTGCCATACATTACACTGcaaggttattgttgttgtatttgatGTCAAAATTCCAGATGCTCTCAGTTTTTCAGCCCTGTGTCAAGTGATATCTCTCTTGGTTGACCCTCTCGGACCTGTTCAGGGACTGGTATCTAAGTAGGCCTATTTGTTTAAGCATCTTTGTTGCTCTTAGCCAGATTTCCCTCCCACTTAGATGACAGACCCCAAGAAGGTTCATGTAAggtagccaaaagaatgggataaatatcttgaaacctcatCTTTGTAGTAAGGAACCCTATAGTGACACCTGGTaaaccttcccctcctcctcaatGCACCCAATACTTAATGCATTGCTTAGTTTTATTTCATCAATGCACCCAATACTTAATGCATTGCTTAGTTTTATTTCAAAGTGAAATTACAGATACTCAATAAAGTTCCAAATTTATTCTGAATAGGCAACCTGTCGTCAATTGAAAATGAACTTGGCAGGCAATGTCACACCATATACTTGATGACCTACATAATGTAGAGAAAGGTTGAAATGCACATCATGAGATAACAGGTAACTGTTCTTAGATTTGAAAACATGGGTGCTCTACTGAATACTTGAAGAACCTTACTCATGATTAACAAATTAACTATATAAAGGCGTGTAACAATTTTCGGTGATTAAATGATTTAATGTTTCTAATTTTTAATAAGGCTGTATCTAAAACTTGTTGAAGTTCCACTTTAaatttacagtttttttttttctaatctaacTGAATAATGATTTATCTTGTGAAGCTTTTCTGACGACAAATTAGCTAGCATCACATCACTTTGTGGGCAAAAAGTTGCACTCATCTGTCCCATGGCGTCCAAATGGCTGTGCCAAAATGGCCGTATTCAATTGTCCCATTCCACTGAATATACATTAAAAGTTATGAAGCACGAAAAATGCATTTAGATGTTAATTTTGTTGGTAGTAATTACAGAAACAGAAAGGTGCGTGCTTACCCTGTGAAGTGTGAACCACTATACAATCACCCACCCTGCCCTGTCCTTCATTGACAACTTAGTACTCTcagcctggcaaccagcgggattttttttttccaacactttgttttcccttggccagtgcccttgtaatgtaaaaaaaaaaaaaaaaaaagatactttgAACAAGTCATAATTGCAACACAGTATAATTTAGCACATCAATAGTTATTAGGCAAAAATAGAGTATCCCAATATAATCTTTTGTTAGATGGCTTATCCTTAGCATTTCCAAGTTGGCAGATTTaagactttttctttaatatcccATCCAAACTTTACAAAGGCCTGGTTGTCACTTTCACTGTAAAAGTATAATAGTAACACTCGTTAATGTTGAATCCACATCTCTTCACATCTAGAATatgaatgggggaaaaaaaaaatcttaattatTTGTGATGGTGTACAGTGATCCTCCTTTCCTGGGCTTTGTTCTGCCAAACCATTTACTAACACCGCTTCCAACACACCAATATATCTGGAGATTTGAGCTACCCTGAGACTCCCATTGGCTGTTTCCTCTGATATCAGGCCAAACGGCAATGTAagtaattaaacaaaaaaaggcccaGCTTAATACCAGTCCTCGAGCAGGTCCAAGACAGCTAGCCAAAAGAACAGGAAGTGTcgtgaaacctccctcttaaatgagttgaggtcatatgaagatagaaatacagaagcagtcaGGGAGTTTAAGATTTTTCCAGCTTTCTGCGATAATACTAAAATAACATTAGTGTTTTCATTCAGGaagtaaattaggttaggtaaacaTTGATGGAATACCTTAATTTCACAGCTGATAAATTGTATAGACCATAACTAGAGAAAAACAAATGTCATATCTTATGGAGAAATAAACTGTTTAGAAATTAGTAAGCAGATTATTAGTACATCCTCCCTGTCTGCTCTGTTAGTGCTGCACTGGGTACATTTTTTCAACCTAACTCTAACTATTAGTAGACTGCTTCCAACAGATGGTACACTAGTATACCCGAGTCACCCTAGTATTTCAGTCAGCTCTCTCTACCTGCTGGACTGGACAGAGTAACAAGGCAGACATGCTGAGGAGTAAGCCATTGCTGAAAGTCTTTGATTATCAGATATAAAGTGTACCTATAAATAAAGCtacaattattttcttatttccctacTGGAGTGGGGCAAGTAAAGAGGCAACCaagcaggaaagtaagagagtaaACCATTAAGTGATGAATGTCCTTCACAATCAGAAAGtgtctaaaaaataaataaaataaaataaaaagcttcTATTGTTTCCCTATTTTCCTGCTGGAGTGGAGTGAATAATGGGTCAACCAAGCAGGAAAAGTAAACCATTGAGAGTCTTTGAGAATCAGAAATAAAATGCCTAGAAATTAAAAGGCTACAGTGACTTTCCCAATCTGTACCTGCTGGACTAGGCAGAGTAATGAGACAACCAAACAGGAAGGCATTAAAGCAAATCATAAAGTGCCGAGTCTCCTTCACAATCAGAAATTAAAGTGGCTGGAAATTAAAGAGCGAggactattttcatgctagaGAGTGGGGCGGGAAGCGAGGCAACcaagcaggaaaataaaaacgagtGATGTCCTTGAGGGAAATCCGGTAATCCCCCACTTCCTACTCCAGCACAGTCACCACACGGACACCAGCCGCCGTGAGTCACCTTCAATACGTGGCACGCTGACCCTTACCAACACACTGCTCCAAATCCCACGAAATGACGAACCTATTGCATGTATCCACCGAGGCAGTTTTCCAATTGTCAAATCCTCTCTCGTGAGTATTTCTAACTAAATAAATACGTAAAGTAGGGGAGAACGAATAAAAATAAGTCACAATAACAATTAAATAAACTCACCATTAAAAAAAGTCAATGAAAAAGTTAAGGATGTGGGGAATCGAAAATTTACTGGCAATCAAAATTCGGGgacagacaaggaaaaagaaacacctTCATTATTACTGAACAAGGTCAACTGCGGCTTTTGACTCATAGCCAGCCACACCCTTGCCTCCTTGGGCGTCATGGCGGCACACTAGGGGTCAGGTCAGGCTCGGGGAAGGGCGGGAAATGGCTCAAATAAGGGACAAAgcaacactcactcacctgcTGCTGGCCATGTTTACCTCGACTGGGAGAGACGAGTTGCCATGTCGCGTATTATTCCTACTTTTATTAATACTTTCCTTCtcgtattttctattattttgctAGATATGAAATTACTgtcatacgtttttttttttattatttttatcaattttccatTTATTACGTATCAATCAGTTGCCATGTCGTGTATTActcctatattttttcctttattttatttctcatttcttagcTAAATAGTCTAATATGAACGgcttttcttctcattggtatagattttttttgtctctccattCTTCTGTGAGTCATCGGTAATAAATCACATTAAATGGCTGATCTTTTATTCAGCATATTAATCACATACCTTTAAGTATACCTTATAATGTcaacctccttccttcatgttcATGCATAATacacatttctctccttcccctttttaaTATATCTATAAATCATGCATTTCCTTGGACTAGCACTTCCTCAGTTTAAATATGTGGCAATATGTGAAGCAAGATATGGCAAGATATAAGGTATATTAGTCTTGTATATTGTGCTAAACTCCTCACACAGACCATTATAATACAGATATATCTCATTCCCTTCATACCACCATAAATCACATCCATGGTTTATTATTCAATCAGTTTAAAGGCAAAAATGACACAGTATGAGACAGCAGTCTCGTTTGTTATATATTATATCAGCTCCTCTCCCGAGGCTCAGTTATACATATAtcatccttgttttccttcttcttcactccatGAATAACATCAATGGCTTATCTTTTTACTAATTTTAAAGGTAAAGCGAGGCAGGATGCTGTAAGATAAACAACAGGGAGTCTCGTATTTACTAGTGAAAATGTTGTGGTATCTGGTAACTATCAAAGTCAAGTCCGTGCGCTTTCCGAGTCTCACGATgtcgtaatatatatatatatttttttcttctccgtaACCTGGATTTGGTGGCTAAAAATGAAAGTATCAATAGATAGTGGGTAATTTTTCGTTCCATTCTGAGTATGAtaactctgcacacacacacacacacacacacacacatcagaagacgattgtggtgaattacacacacacacacacacacacacacacacatataaagtgACTAAAGTCTGTTAAGGGAAAGCTAAGGAAtggaataattttctttttttatgctgtAAAAAGGtcgaagaaatggagaaagatcaAAAGAATACGCAAAAAATATAGTTCAACAAAGAGAGTAAATGTTTAACGAGTAGCAGGAGTTATATTAGGTTTTAGCGAAGGTGAATTCtctagaggaaagagaaatgataaatgaaaaataaaaaaaaaaaaaatagatagatagaagccTTGGTATCTGATGGCTGTTATCTATTCCGTTCATATCAACACACATTTCCATCTAGTATTTCATCTTTTCACTTCATACTCGTcttacctcttccttcatccttcctgtgTTTCCCTCCACTATGATTCAATCACTCATACCTATATCAAACCAACAACCGTCTGCAGTAGCCTACCCTGTGCCCCTGACTATCCTGCCCTACTGCAATAAGTCAATTTGAAACATGCGCacctattagagagagagagagagagagagagagagagagagagagagaacaggtccAATACCTCCCAGcgttaaaaaaatgaaacgtTTCCATGCATGCTAGTGAAGAAAATGGTAACAGTAGTATTAACCACATGGCTATTCTTTCTTAACTTCTTTGTCAATTTCTTGAAGTTTTATAACAATGTCATCACAAACTTAACGAGTCATTATGtgatgcaagttttttttttttttattcaataacAATGGTAAGAAATATTGAGATAAATTttgctgccttttttttttttcgtttaattcAACTATTCTTTAAGTAGTTATTTGTAGTCATATCGTCAATTATTGCATACTGAGATACGTATGCATTTACCTTTAGAGGTCAACTTTGAACATAATGGCAGTGAATACTGGAGCCAAACGTCTACttagatgaggagagaaaagaaagaaagagtgaaaaaacatagaaaatgcaagaaaaaaaaaaaaaaaaggacaaaaaaaaaaaaaacaatgtgaaatgaaaagaaaagaaggaaaacgagaaaacagAACAATtgaagacaaagacgaagacaaagacgaagacgaagacgaagaggacAGTCACACAGGCCCGGAGAGGGATACACTTCTACAGCAGTTGCGCATCTGGTTGGGGTCGGTTCAGGAGATGCAGGATGGGGCCGTAGCCAAGGTAGTTCCCGAGCAGCACCTTGGCGTAGTAAATGTAACCCTCGCTGCCCACCACCTTGCCCATGTTCTCCTCACCTGAAACACACCACATGGCAACACGTTTTTAacaccttgagtaccatgacgcgtttctatattcattctgcttatactatttggtgattttacacagctacagaaacttacgtggggattaaaatagtggagactggccattaatcttttagcctccatacaccctttctgatgtcaataaagtagtctaatcgtacacagacctcaaggtaaaaaatgtgtcctagtattgaaagggttaaatgtttaaatgttccAGTACTAATGTATAATAggattcctttcttcctcaccaccaTTCCTCGTTCccccatcccttctcttcctttctcccctcaccgtctctccttatccctttctccctctttctctagcATTTTCTAAgtttctatttccatcttctcttcctttggtttctccctttctacttaaccctttctttctcttattcttcctcccctcctctcgctctacctttctctcttccttccttccttcctcactcttctcccTACCTtccccatcttctcttcctctttcattctttctttctccctctctcaaacCTCCCTATCCTCCAgtactctactctctctctttcccccccccctctctctctctctctctctcaccgaagAAGTAGAAGGCGGTGATCCTGAGGGTGGCGGCCACGAGGGTAAGGAGGAACACCTTGAGAGCGGGGGCCAGCATCGTCACGAACACCACAGATACTACTGAATAGAGGAACCCCAGCCAGGACACCTCCCCACTCCTCCCGAGGCTGTCCTGCTCAGAAAGAGAAACGGGGGTTAGTTAATGTCATGATTCGTCtttgttggtttttttttctttctttcctctcttatttttttatttttttttttttatcgttgtttTGATACTAATGTGTTTGAATTGAGAGTCCGCTTGTCAGTCGCCACTTGTCACATTTCCTTGCCACTCCGTACTCCCTCACtactcaccactctctctctctctctctctctctctctctctctctctcatttcctccaatGTCGCCATGAGTATCGCGGACATGGCCTCATAGTACGCAGGCACAATGTTGTTAGTGGTCGGTTCAGGCCTATGTGGCAAGTATCCCAGGCGCAGGACATGCCGTACTACTCCTGCAGATTGTGTAACAGTCCCAATGCCAACACCCTTGAACACTACTACCTTCATTGCCCCAGTGATTAACATACTCCCGCAAGGACTCAACCTAAATGATGTATGTAAATACCTTCTCACAGATGATCATCTCGACGTACTTCTTACCCGCCATCCTCACTTTGTGGCTACTAGAATACTGTATatattgtgttcctttgtgtgtttcactgtttgatctgctgcagtctatgacgagacagccagacggtaccctacggaacgagctcagagctcattatttccgatcttcggataggcctgagactaggcacacaccacacaccgggacaacaaggtcacaactcctcgatttacatcccgtacttactcactgctaggtgaacaggggctacacatgaaaggagacacacccaaatatctccacccggccggggaatcgaaccccggtcctctggcttgtgaagccagcgctctaaccactgagctaccgtgtgtgtgtgtgtgtgtattcagtgTGCCCTGCGAGACACGAGTTCTACGTACGTACATATCTTCGTACCTGTAATGTCACTAGGTCTGCCACCCACGGGCGTAATAAATTGAACaaaacaagtctctctctctctctctctctctctctctctctctctctctctctctctctcaccagcagATCTGTCCAAGAGTGGTTtcgagagaggagagtgagggcaGCAGTGAGTAGAGGTGACTGGCCTCCTGCTGCCGCCGCCTCTGTCGCCGCCGCCTGATTTTCAATGCTGTTCtggaggagacaagaggaagaacagataTTGacgaaggaatagaggaagtgaagaagtgaAGCAAAATGGGAGAGACGGGAAGTTAAGTAAGAAAAAGCAAGACAGAagttcaagaaaggaaaaatagggaagtaaaataaagagaaataaagtaaataacagaaatgacaaaaaaaaaaagatggagaatgaaggaaaaaataggaaaaaaggatatcaaaagggaaaggaaaagtataatgaagtaaaaacaagaaataaaggaaaataaaagaagagaaaaaataggtaaataaaaagagaaaacggaatgtaAACCAAAGATGAAGTGGGAATTAACAGACAGATGGagctagaaataaaagaaaaagaaaaggaaataaagaataaaaggggatgtggaaatgaaaagaagggaagtagCAGCAGGAAATAGAAGACACGTAtatgtaggaaaggaaaaaaaagagtaaagaaaaaatgggaaacgaataaacaaaagacagtaaactaaaaaaaaaaaaaagaagaaaaaaaaaaacgcga
Encoded here:
- the LOC123507249 gene encoding uncharacterized protein LOC123507249 → MNSIENQAAATEAAAAGGQSPLLTAALTLLSRNHSWTDLLDSLGRSGEVSWLGFLYSVVSVVFVTMLAPALKVFLLTLVAATLRITAFYFFGEENMGKVVGSEGYIYYAKVLLGNYLGYGPILHLLNRPQPDAQLL